The following proteins are co-located in the Lacticaseibacillus paracasei subsp. paracasei genome:
- a CDS encoding MerR family transcriptional regulator, with protein MGPFNARLRSLDISLGIGETSRVTGATPTQIRYWEKKQLIHSRRHDANGNKRYSLANITLIVMIKTMLDEGYTLAKASEEIERSHQKADMLHVLISTRLQDIKREATQTVFNFGPLENDPDYDVIAQVTDKTAKLYKQPVRKTATEDHTDRVVSPF; from the coding sequence ATGGGACCGTTTAATGCACGTTTACGTTCACTCGATATTTCACTCGGCATAGGCGAAACCAGCCGCGTCACCGGAGCCACCCCAACGCAAATTCGATACTGGGAAAAGAAGCAGCTCATTCATTCTCGCAGGCATGACGCTAATGGCAATAAACGATACTCCTTGGCAAACATCACCTTAATCGTCATGATCAAGACAATGCTTGATGAAGGGTATACTTTAGCCAAAGCCAGTGAAGAAATCGAACGATCACATCAAAAAGCAGATATGCTACATGTCCTTATCAGCACTAGATTGCAAGATATCAAGCGCGAAGCAACGCAGACAGTGTTCAATTTTGGCCCGTTAGAAAATGACCCAGACTACGATGTCATTGCGCAAGTCACCGATAAAACAGCGAAATTGTACAAACAACCTGTCAGAAAAACCGCCACCGAAGATCATACCGATCGAGTGGTCAGTCCGTTTTAA